From the Terriglobia bacterium genome, one window contains:
- the trpS gene encoding tryptophan--tRNA ligase encodes MGKNKRVLSGMRPTGRLHIGHLVGALQNWVKLQNQYECFHFIADWHMLTTDYSDTSNLEDNRFQMILDWLACGLDSNRSTLFMQSSIKEHAELHLLLSMITPLGWLERVPSYKEMRENLADKDLNTYGFLGYPLLQSADILMYKADFVPVGEDQVPHVELTREIARRFNFTYGRSGAGPVFPEPQALLTPVPRLPGTDGRKMSKSFGNDIKLSDDPALVEKKILPMVTDPARKRRQDPGNPDLCPVFDYHKAFSTDETQGWAAHGCRTAEIGCIDCKRGLLKHLLPVLEPIAARRRELEAHPDAVREVLDAGNQTARQVAQATMDEVRKTMLL; translated from the coding sequence GTGGGTAAAAACAAGCGCGTCCTCAGCGGCATGCGGCCGACGGGCCGGCTCCACATCGGTCATCTCGTCGGGGCCCTGCAGAATTGGGTGAAACTCCAGAATCAATACGAGTGCTTTCACTTTATTGCTGACTGGCACATGTTGACGACGGACTACTCCGACACCTCGAACCTGGAAGACAACCGGTTCCAGATGATCCTGGACTGGCTGGCCTGCGGGCTCGATTCAAACCGATCCACGCTGTTCATGCAATCTTCGATCAAGGAGCATGCAGAGTTGCATTTGCTGCTTTCCATGATTACGCCGCTCGGCTGGCTGGAGCGCGTCCCCTCTTACAAGGAGATGCGGGAGAACCTGGCGGACAAGGATCTCAACACATACGGCTTTCTGGGGTATCCCCTTTTGCAGTCAGCCGACATCCTGATGTACAAAGCCGATTTTGTGCCGGTGGGCGAGGACCAAGTTCCCCATGTCGAACTCACCCGCGAGATCGCGCGACGCTTCAATTTCACGTATGGCCGGAGCGGGGCCGGGCCGGTCTTCCCGGAGCCACAGGCGCTCCTCACTCCGGTCCCGCGATTGCCCGGAACCGATGGTCGGAAGATGTCGAAGAGTTTTGGTAACGATATTAAACTCAGTGATGATCCGGCCCTCGTGGAGAAGAAGATTCTCCCCATGGTGACGGATCCGGCGCGAAAGCGGCGGCAGGATCCCGGCAATCCCGATCTCTGCCCCGTGTTTGATTATCACAAGGCCTTTTCGACGGACGAGACGCAAGGGTGGGCGGCGCACGGCTGCCGCACCGCCGAAATCGGATGTATCGATTGCAAGCGCGGACTTTTGAAACATCTGCTTCCCGTCCTCGAGCCGATTGCCGCCAGGCGCCGCGAGCTGGAGGCCCACCCGGACGCCGTTCGAGAAGTCCTCGACGCCGGCAACCAGACGGCCCGGCAAGTGGCTCAAGCCACAATGGACGAAGTCCGGAAAACCATGTTGTTGTAA
- a CDS encoding segregation/condensation protein A, with protein MQLELKFQLPAYEGPLDLLLDLIRKQEIDIYDIPIARITRQYLDYMRALEELDINLGGDFILMAATLIHIKSKMLLPPDPEEIREGEPGDPREELVRQLLEHEKYKNAAEMLQQKGMIEGATYSRVELEKWIDESGEPEISVTLYDLVMTFRAVMERAKLRTPLEIVHDEMTVGQMIAHLRMLFEDSTKPILLTQIFESYTTRRALVVTFLALLELVRLHAIQLSQKATFGPIYAQKKDNFENAVAHLNTAYLESEESPEPTIQ; from the coding sequence ATGCAACTTGAGCTCAAATTCCAACTCCCCGCCTACGAAGGACCGCTCGACCTCCTTCTTGATTTGATTCGCAAGCAGGAGATCGACATTTACGATATTCCCATCGCCCGGATCACGCGCCAATACCTGGATTACATGCGCGCCCTGGAAGAGCTCGACATCAATTTGGGGGGGGACTTTATCCTGATGGCGGCGACCCTGATTCACATCAAATCCAAAATGTTACTGCCGCCGGATCCGGAGGAAATCCGCGAGGGCGAACCCGGGGACCCCCGCGAGGAGTTGGTACGGCAACTGTTGGAGCATGAGAAATACAAGAACGCGGCCGAGATGCTTCAGCAAAAAGGAATGATCGAGGGAGCCACCTACAGCCGGGTGGAACTGGAGAAATGGATTGACGAATCGGGGGAACCGGAAATTTCGGTCACGCTTTACGATCTTGTCATGACCTTTCGGGCGGTCATGGAGCGCGCCAAGTTACGCACGCCCCTCGAGATTGTCCACGACGAGATGACGGTCGGGCAGATGATTGCCCACCTCCGGATGCTCTTCGAAGATTCCACAAAGCCGATTCTGTTGACCCAGATCTTTGAATCCTACACTACCCGTCGGGCGCTGGTGGTGACTTTCCTGGCGCTGCTGGAGTTGGTGCGGCTGCATGCCATTCAGCTCTCGCAGAAAGCCACGTTTGGTCCCATTTACGCCCAAAAGAAGGACAACTTTGAGAACGCCGTTGCTCATCTGAATACTGCATATCTGGAGTCGGAGGAGAGTCCGGAGCCCACGATTCAATAA
- the scpB gene encoding SMC-Scp complex subunit ScpB yields the protein MTEQELKSVVEAIVYIAAEPVPLKTLRDLFPNEPTEKIAAVVDELTAEYQASHHGIEIREVAHGLKMSTKPEHYDILKQFARSQRPPTRLSLSALETLACIAYKQPVTLPEIQQIRGVNASSVIHTLLERKLITAAGRKAVVGRPILYRTTKEFLVHFGLKDLSELPTLKEFEEIASHAAFSPDNSSGHSDPSSLDSSGAIPGSSGTGGLADPSAESLQILDDPAEDGPFY from the coding sequence ATGACTGAACAAGAATTAAAATCCGTAGTTGAAGCCATTGTCTATATCGCCGCCGAACCGGTCCCGCTGAAGACGCTCCGCGACCTGTTTCCGAACGAGCCCACGGAGAAGATCGCCGCGGTGGTCGATGAGTTGACGGCGGAATATCAAGCCTCCCACCACGGCATTGAAATCCGGGAGGTGGCGCACGGCCTGAAGATGTCGACCAAACCCGAGCACTACGACATTCTCAAACAGTTTGCGCGGTCGCAACGACCCCCCACCCGGCTCTCCCTCTCCGCCCTTGAGACCCTGGCCTGCATTGCCTACAAGCAGCCGGTGACGCTGCCGGAGATCCAGCAGATTCGAGGGGTGAATGCGTCCAGTGTGATTCACACCTTGCTCGAGAGAAAGCTGATCACGGCGGCCGGCCGCAAAGCGGTGGTCGGCAGGCCCATTCTGTACCGAACGACCAAGGAGTTCCTCGTTCATTTCGGACTGAAAGACCTTTCGGAACTCCCCACGCTCAAAGAATTTGAGGAGATCGCCAGCCACGCTGCATTCTCCCCCGATAATTCTTCGGGGCATTCCGACCCCTCCTCGCTCGACTCGTCGGGGGCCATCCCCGGTTCATCGGGGACAGGTGGTCTTGCTGATCCGTCAGCAGAGTCGCTGCAGATTCTCGACGATCCCGCGGAGGATGGACCGTTCTATTGA
- a CDS encoding rRNA pseudouridine synthase has product MRERIQKIIAEAGICSRRHAESLILSGCVSVNGKMETTLGTKADPEVDYIKVNGKLLHTPPQHIYVLLNKPKGVVSTAFDPEGRTTVTELIRGVQQRIYPVGRLDYNTEGLLLLTNDGDFAQIVMKAGVHCPKTYLAKVRGTLGDEALERLRKGIVLDRVRTAPARIIPVRKADNSWYEVTLTEGRNQQIRKMFEFAGHPVEKLKRTRIGFLEDSNLRPGKYRSLTPQEVARFKKMRMKSSPGPP; this is encoded by the coding sequence ATGCGAGAACGAATTCAAAAGATCATCGCCGAAGCTGGGATTTGTTCGCGTCGGCACGCGGAGAGCCTGATCCTTTCAGGCTGCGTGTCGGTCAACGGCAAAATGGAGACGACCTTGGGAACCAAGGCTGACCCGGAAGTCGACTACATCAAGGTCAACGGCAAGCTCCTGCACACCCCCCCGCAACACATTTATGTCCTGCTCAATAAACCCAAGGGCGTCGTTTCCACGGCCTTCGACCCCGAAGGACGGACCACGGTGACCGAGTTGATTCGGGGGGTACAGCAGCGGATCTACCCGGTGGGCCGTCTCGACTACAACACCGAGGGGTTACTCCTGCTGACCAACGACGGCGATTTTGCGCAGATTGTCATGAAAGCGGGAGTCCATTGTCCCAAGACTTATCTCGCCAAGGTGCGCGGTACCCTCGGGGACGAGGCTCTGGAACGGCTTCGCAAAGGGATCGTCCTTGACCGGGTCAGAACCGCACCCGCCCGCATCATCCCCGTGAGAAAAGCTGACAATAGCTGGTACGAAGTTACCCTGACTGAGGGGCGAAACCAGCAAATCCGGAAGATGTTCGAGTTTGCGGGGCATCCTGTGGAAAAACTCAAACGCACCCGGATCGGGTTCCTGGAGGATTCAAATCTGCGGCCGGGAAAATATCGGTCCTTAACCCCGCAGGAGGTCGCTCGATTCAAGAAAATGAGGATGAAGTCTTCACCCGGGCCTCCGTAA
- a CDS encoding CoA-binding protein → MNLYDKIFADSKTIAVVGLSSNPSRPSYGVSRYMQSVGYRIIPINPNETEVLNEKSYARLEDVPVPVDIVDIFRRSEYVEPLVDSALKIGAQVIWMQEGVFHRQAAERARQAGLIVIMDRCILKEHMSWVYTHQHASPLQPTSEVF, encoded by the coding sequence ATGAACCTCTACGACAAGATCTTTGCCGATTCCAAAACCATTGCCGTTGTGGGGCTGTCGTCCAATCCGTCTCGTCCGAGTTATGGCGTATCGCGCTACATGCAGTCGGTCGGATATCGCATCATCCCCATCAATCCCAACGAAACTGAAGTTTTGAATGAAAAATCCTATGCCCGTTTGGAAGACGTCCCTGTCCCGGTGGACATTGTAGATATTTTCAGGCGCTCGGAGTATGTCGAGCCCCTGGTGGACAGTGCCTTGAAGATCGGCGCCCAAGTGATCTGGATGCAGGAGGGGGTGTTTCACCGCCAGGCGGCCGAACGCGCCCGTCAGGCGGGGTTGATTGTCATCATGGACCGATGCATCTTAAAGGAGCACATGAGTTGGGTTTATACCCATCAACATGCCTCCCCTTTACAACCCACCAGCGAAGTGTTCTAA
- a CDS encoding diguanylate cyclase, whose product MTKFDTTPRVLIVDDEVRLTESLESLALAMGFVCQVAHSGYDAQEMLMAEEFDLIITDLLMPGVSGFDLIDFARGRGLWTPIVVLTGQGTVNAAVQAMRQGAYDFVVKPFDPDRFRTVLIHALERSSYERKRLEHIRHEEQLQAEVRESKQYLELVLQSAEDVAIITTNREGKIKTFNTGAEKLLGVPLDQVLGQPIDLWFPNAKIIKHAHDFLNGQRREAWREELAFENLHATQLWIHVVMRWMESPSPSLAGLIVVATDITQRHILREKLKLLSITDDLTGLYNQRYFYESLRREIERSNRRSAPFGLAMFDIDHFKRYNDEFGHLKGDEILSRLGEIVRSTIRRIDYGFRYGGDEFAVLLPETELEHAVLITERIRANTKVEFKGQVTLSIGVVQGKSPCDERRLIEASDRAMYESKRAGGDYVSFISKPMTLTQQ is encoded by the coding sequence ATGACGAAATTCGATACCACCCCCCGAGTCCTCATCGTGGACGATGAAGTGCGCTTGACGGAGAGTCTCGAATCGCTCGCCCTGGCGATGGGGTTTGTATGCCAGGTGGCGCATTCAGGGTACGACGCCCAGGAAATGCTGATGGCGGAAGAGTTTGACCTGATCATCACTGATCTCCTGATGCCCGGCGTCAGTGGATTTGATCTCATCGATTTTGCGCGCGGGCGCGGGCTCTGGACCCCCATCGTGGTCTTAACCGGGCAGGGAACCGTCAATGCCGCCGTCCAGGCCATGCGGCAAGGGGCTTACGATTTTGTGGTCAAGCCCTTCGACCCCGATCGATTCCGGACTGTCCTGATTCATGCGCTTGAAAGGAGCTCGTATGAGCGCAAGCGGCTGGAACATATTCGGCACGAAGAGCAGCTCCAGGCCGAGGTTCGGGAGTCCAAACAGTATCTGGAGCTGGTTCTGCAAAGCGCGGAAGATGTCGCCATCATCACCACCAACCGCGAGGGCAAGATCAAGACCTTTAACACGGGCGCCGAGAAGCTTCTCGGGGTGCCCCTCGACCAGGTCCTTGGGCAGCCCATTGATCTCTGGTTTCCAAATGCAAAGATCATCAAGCACGCCCATGATTTTCTGAATGGACAGCGTCGCGAGGCGTGGCGGGAGGAATTGGCGTTTGAGAATCTGCATGCCACCCAACTCTGGATCCACGTCGTCATGCGCTGGATGGAGTCCCCTTCTCCTTCACTCGCCGGATTGATTGTGGTGGCGACCGACATTACCCAGCGGCACATCCTCCGGGAGAAGCTGAAACTTCTCTCCATCACCGACGACCTGACCGGCCTATATAATCAGCGCTATTTTTACGAATCCCTGCGGAGGGAAATCGAGCGCTCCAACCGTCGAAGCGCCCCGTTTGGACTGGCCATGTTTGATATCGACCATTTCAAACGATACAACGATGAATTTGGACACTTGAAGGGCGATGAGATTCTGAGCCGCCTGGGGGAAATCGTCCGATCGACCATCCGCCGGATTGACTACGGATTCCGGTATGGCGGCGATGAGTTTGCGGTCCTGCTGCCGGAAACCGAACTGGAACACGCCGTCTTGATCACGGAGCGCATCCGCGCCAACACCAAAGTGGAGTTCAAAGGCCAAGTCACCCTGTCGATCGGGGTGGTGCAAGGCAAATCGCCCTGCGATGAGCGACGCCTGATTGAGGCCTCTGACCGGGCCATGTATGAATCCAAGCGCGCCGGCGGCGATTACGTCTCCTTCATCAGTAAGCCCATGACGCTCACCCAACAATAA